From Paenibacillus sp. GP183, one genomic window encodes:
- a CDS encoding BTAD domain-containing putative transcriptional regulator: MKNVKFILKTKLTPPQMKKQVLHRAGLIKKLKRMNQYKMTLVHSGPGYGKSTALASFLLAESATYSWYSTSAHDDDLLPFLHYLIHALRSVYPSFGSELQEQLADSEPYTRSKDIMELCEAFINELMLLPEDSVLVIDDYHFVESSVGIDTFMSYLLQHLPDGFHLVLSSRSRPHWDYLTTLKVKGDLLEIGEKDLAFSEEEIEVLFTDCYEYPLQPEEAAQIYRVTEGWAIAVQLIWQRLLLAGGSVASVLTDHADTMGELFRFLTMEVLLKQPQHVQGFLEQTCILEDMSSEICDHLRSSQDSQYILEWLSAQSLFIVPLGEGHYRYHALFRDFLLGQLNRKTEAFVDLNRKAAHYYRGKGLELQALSHFEAIEDWPSYTELLQDYGGTMLEKGQLESLLEKIGRVPEQGKDKRYLLWIYEGDIYRYRSAYDRAVECYIRGEKLADAVGDLLSRSLGLEGQARIYLDTIQPGKAEDLLSQAIELLERVESCGKEHFIRQYSLMAENLINLGRAADAEVWYERCRSLRHDFHEDLLEARLHLRTGRLKQSKKMIEFSRHRQTWPGENPLPRSHREADILLSLIEAMLGEPEEAKRLAQQGMMQGIQLKAPFVEACGWMRLGHAAQLLPKYDFSVALTCYQTSLDIMERLNVSRGRAEPLMGLGLLYAREGSYDTADRFSMEALAETEKVKDEWLSTLIRLGIGITAFYDGRCGEAETLFAECRERFMHCGDSYGVTVTLLWQALLAYQEEPGVEFLIHMERFLKQAQTGQYDFLIQKRTLFGPRNIQQLAPLLIEAQKQDIQAHYVNILLTKLGMEHLTYHPGYTLRIETLGSFKVWLGDQAIVEKNWQRGKAKELFQLLVNKRQQLVPKDEIISLLFGELSENAANRDFKVALNALNTTLEPQRRARSTPFFIQRHGSAYGLNLASGLELDAVEFELWIRAGLEEQDAAQAIHALEKGLALYKGDYMPDRRYQDWSIEERERLQVLYLRGSEKLAKLYQEEQRYEASIHWCEQILEKDCCWEEAYRLLMLSHSTLNNRNQAIKWYKKCCRVLERELGVKPMAATTRMYESLLASNATHL, encoded by the coding sequence ATGAAGAACGTTAAATTCATCCTGAAAACAAAGCTAACGCCGCCGCAAATGAAAAAACAGGTTTTACACAGAGCCGGATTAATCAAAAAATTAAAGCGGATGAACCAATATAAAATGACACTGGTCCACTCGGGGCCGGGCTACGGAAAAAGTACAGCCCTGGCTTCTTTTTTGCTTGCCGAATCAGCGACCTACAGCTGGTATTCAACAAGCGCTCACGACGATGACCTGCTTCCTTTTCTTCATTATCTCATTCACGCGCTTCGTTCTGTCTACCCATCCTTCGGCTCGGAGCTGCAAGAGCAATTGGCCGACAGCGAGCCTTATACGCGAAGCAAGGACATCATGGAGCTTTGCGAGGCTTTTATTAACGAGCTCATGCTTTTGCCCGAGGACAGCGTGCTCGTCATCGATGATTACCACTTCGTGGAGTCGTCGGTTGGAATCGATACCTTCATGAGTTATTTGCTTCAGCATTTGCCGGACGGCTTTCACCTTGTTCTGTCCAGTCGCTCGCGCCCCCATTGGGATTATTTAACTACCTTGAAAGTCAAAGGGGATCTTCTTGAGATCGGGGAAAAGGACCTTGCCTTTTCGGAAGAGGAAATCGAGGTGCTGTTCACAGACTGCTACGAGTATCCGCTCCAGCCTGAAGAAGCAGCGCAAATTTACCGGGTAACCGAAGGTTGGGCGATCGCCGTCCAGCTGATTTGGCAGCGATTATTGCTGGCGGGGGGCAGCGTCGCTTCCGTATTGACCGATCATGCGGATACGATGGGAGAGCTGTTCCGATTCTTGACGATGGAAGTGCTTTTGAAGCAGCCGCAGCATGTTCAGGGCTTTTTAGAGCAAACCTGTATTCTTGAAGATATGAGCTCCGAGATTTGCGACCATTTGCGGTCGAGTCAAGATTCCCAATATATATTGGAGTGGCTAAGCGCTCAAAGCTTGTTCATTGTTCCATTAGGAGAGGGTCATTATCGGTACCATGCTCTGTTTCGAGATTTTTTGCTAGGCCAATTGAATCGAAAAACTGAGGCTTTCGTAGATTTAAACCGAAAAGCTGCCCATTACTATAGGGGAAAAGGCTTGGAATTACAGGCTCTCTCCCATTTTGAAGCGATCGAGGATTGGCCTTCTTACACAGAGCTGCTGCAGGACTACGGCGGTACCATGCTGGAGAAAGGGCAGCTCGAAAGCCTTTTGGAAAAAATCGGGCGCGTGCCTGAACAGGGTAAAGACAAACGTTATTTACTTTGGATTTATGAAGGGGATATTTATCGGTACCGTTCGGCTTACGATCGGGCTGTCGAATGCTATATAAGAGGCGAAAAGCTTGCCGACGCCGTCGGTGATTTACTTAGCCGCAGCTTGGGTCTTGAAGGTCAGGCAAGAATTTATCTGGACACGATTCAGCCGGGAAAAGCGGAAGATCTGCTGTCTCAAGCCATCGAATTGTTAGAGCGTGTAGAGTCGTGCGGGAAGGAGCATTTTATCCGGCAGTACAGCTTGATGGCGGAAAACCTGATTAATTTGGGACGTGCTGCGGATGCCGAGGTTTGGTATGAGCGCTGTCGCAGTCTGCGTCACGATTTTCATGAGGATCTGCTCGAGGCCAGATTGCATCTTCGGACCGGAAGGCTGAAGCAATCCAAAAAAATGATTGAGTTCAGCAGGCACCGCCAAACATGGCCCGGCGAGAATCCATTACCGCGCTCGCACAGGGAAGCGGATATCTTGCTTTCGCTTATTGAGGCTATGCTCGGTGAGCCTGAGGAAGCCAAGCGGTTGGCGCAGCAGGGCATGATGCAGGGGATCCAGTTGAAGGCCCCTTTTGTGGAGGCGTGCGGCTGGATGCGGCTCGGGCATGCGGCACAGCTGCTTCCGAAATATGACTTCTCGGTTGCGTTAACCTGCTATCAAACGTCTTTGGACATTATGGAGCGGCTCAACGTTTCAAGAGGACGTGCAGAACCGTTAATGGGCCTCGGGCTCCTCTATGCCCGTGAAGGATCATATGATACAGCGGACAGGTTTAGCATGGAAGCCTTGGCGGAAACCGAGAAAGTGAAGGATGAGTGGCTTTCTACACTGATCCGCTTAGGTATAGGGATTACGGCCTTTTATGATGGCCGCTGCGGAGAAGCGGAAACACTTTTTGCCGAGTGCCGCGAGCGGTTTATGCATTGCGGAGACAGCTACGGCGTAACCGTGACACTTCTGTGGCAGGCGCTGCTTGCTTATCAGGAGGAGCCTGGCGTTGAGTTCCTGATTCACATGGAGCGTTTCCTGAAGCAGGCGCAGACCGGACAATACGACTTTCTGATTCAAAAAAGAACATTGTTCGGCCCACGGAATATCCAGCAGCTGGCTCCACTCTTGATTGAAGCTCAGAAGCAGGATATTCAAGCCCATTATGTGAACATCTTGCTCACCAAGCTGGGTATGGAACATTTAACCTATCACCCTGGCTATACGCTGCGCATTGAAACACTGGGAAGCTTTAAAGTTTGGCTTGGGGATCAAGCTATTGTTGAGAAAAATTGGCAGCGCGGGAAAGCGAAGGAGCTTTTTCAGCTGCTTGTCAACAAAAGGCAGCAGCTCGTGCCGAAGGACGAAATTATCTCGCTGCTGTTCGGCGAGTTGAGTGAAAATGCGGCTAATCGCGATTTTAAGGTTGCGCTAAACGCCTTAAATACGACCCTTGAGCCGCAGAGGCGGGCTCGCTCAACGCCATTTTTCATTCAGCGTCATGGCAGCGCTTACGGATTGAACCTTGCTTCCGGGCTGGAGCTTGATGCGGTAGAGTTTGAATTATGGATCCGCGCCGGGCTGGAGGAACAGGATGCTGCCCAGGCGATCCATGCTTTGGAAAAAGGTCTTGCCCTCTACAAAGGGGATTATATGCCGGATCGACGCTATCAGGACTGGAGCATTGAGGAACGGGAGAGGCTGCAGGTGCTTTATTTGCGAGGCAGTGAAAAGCTGGCAAAATTATACCAGGAAGAACAAAGATATGAAGCGTCCATTCATTGGTGCGAGCAAATTCTCGAAAAAGATTGCTGCTGGGAGGAGGCCTACCGTCTCTTGATGCTCAGCCACAGTACATTGAACAATCGGAATCAGGCCATCAAGTGGTACAAAAAATGCTGCCGTGTGCTTGAACGCGAGCTCGGCGTCAAACCGATGGCGGCGACAACGCGTATGTACGAATCGCTGCTTGCTTCGAATGCAACTCATTTGTAA